The following proteins come from a genomic window of Astatotilapia calliptera chromosome 11, fAstCal1.2, whole genome shotgun sequence:
- the LOC113032139 gene encoding CD209 antigen-like protein E, whose product MAEQKFNNTPFNLKPKKQYQSEVKTKENSVFEEMNMKNKETKQTSDTNGYPLSLSVRRQEENLYEEMNVKNKGTKQPSDTNDKQCACIKSCTSVTICWGILLLIMALRIYFTTLLIHKNKDLLRSQLNWTNTSTAFETQIRDLIAENQNLTEQIKLMKMELSLGPEKVCNTCQEGWLHFESNCYAINDAELGEKKTWEEARENCKGKISDLAVVINGTEKKYISDKSWKSSGENGYWIGLRAEGGKWTWVDGSYLTDNSWIQQPPSDGLCVISVQNEGFKSVNCDQKKQWICKKRL is encoded by the exons ATGGCAGAGCAGAAGTTTAACAACACACCATTCAATCTAAAACCTAAAAAGCAATACCAGTCAGAAG TTAAAACGAAGGAAAACAGCGTGTTTGAAGaaatgaacatgaaaaataaagaaactaaaCAAACTTCTGACACAAATG GTTACCCTTTAAGTCTTTCAGTACGAAGGCAGGAAGAAAATTTATATGAAGAAATGAACGTGAAAAACAAAGGAACTAAACAACCATCTGACACAAATG ATAAGCAGTGTGCATGTATAAAATCTTGTACATCAGTAACCATTTGCTGGGGTATTCTGTTACTGATCATGGCCCTTCGCATCTATT ttaccACATTGTTAATTCATAAGAACAAAGACTTATTGAGGAGTCAACTCAACTGGACAAACACCTCCACTGCCTTTGAAACACAGATCAGAGACCTCATTGCAGAAAACCAGAACCtaacagaacaaataaaactcATGAAGATGGAGCTCAGTCTTGGTCCAG AAAAGGTTTGCAACACTTGTCAGGAGGGCTGGCTCCACTTTGAGTCAAACTGCTATGCAATTAATGATGCTGAACTTGGTGAGAAGAAAACCTGGGAAGAAGCTCGAGAAAACTGCAAAGGAAAGATTTCCGATTTGGCTGTTGTAATTAATGGAACAGAAAAG AAATATATCAGTGACAAAAGCTGGAAGAGTTCAGGAGAAAATGGATACTGGATTGGTCTGAGAGCTGAAGGTGGGAAATGGACATGGGTGGATGGAAGTTATCTGACTGATAA ctCCTGGATTCAGCAGCCTCCTTCTGATGGTCTCTGTGTAATTTCTGTCCAAAACGAAGGATTTAAATCAGTGAACTGTGACCAGAAGAAACAATGGATTTGTAAAAAGAGACTCTAA